Part of the Sinomonas atrocyanea genome is shown below.
CCGACGACGACGACATCGGCCTCGCGGGTCCGGGCGGCAGGGGTCTGGGGCTGGGACATGATGGTCTTCCTTCGACAGGAGGGGAATGTGGGGGAGGTTTCAAAATGAATGTAGTTCATTAGAAAGCGGCCCACAACCCCTCCCTCCCTCCCCGACGCGGGGTCACCTCCCACCCGACGCGGGGTCACCTCCCACCCGACGCGGGGTCACCTCCCACCCGACGCGGGGTCACCTCCCACCCGACGCGGGGTCACCTCCCACCCGACGCGGGGTCACCTCCCACCCGATGCGGGGTCACGTCTCGCGAGACGCGGGGTCAGCCGCGTGTGGCGCGCACCGCCGCCAGCGTGCCCCGGAGACCAGCGACGAGTGCGCTGAGCCCCAGGCCGAAGGCGGTGTCAGCCGAGGCGGCACCCCTCGCCGGACGCGCGGAAACAGCAGCCGCGAAGGTGGGCGCGAGCTCAGGGCGATCGCCGACGTCAAAGATCCCCTCCGGGGCCGAAACATCCATGGCAGAACCGAGGACGAACGACTCGACCGCAACGATCACATCGACGACCATGTCCTCGGGCCATCCGCCATCGCGGAGCCCCGCAGCCACGCGCTCGTACATCGCGAGGGTGTGCGGGGCGCCGGCCACCGGGAAGACCGCGATGATCGGGATGAGCGGGGGATGCGGCGCGAAGGCCTCGCGGTACGAGTAGGCCCACCGCGTCAGCGCCAGGTCCCAGGGACCCGCGCCGAAGCCGGAAGTGTCGATCGTCTCGCAGACGTCGTCCTGGACCCAGTTGAGGACCTCGTCCTTGGACTTCACGTGGTTGTAGAGCGCGGACGGCGCGGTCCTGAGCTCGTGGGCAAGGGCTGCCATGGTGAGCCCCTCGTAGCCGACCCGGGCGACGACGGCGAGCGCCGCCGTCGTGATCTTCCCCCGCGAGAGGACAGGGCTCGGGGGACGGCCGCGGCGGCGCGGCGCGGCCTGAGTGGACGCCTCGCGGGAGTCGGGGGATTCCATGCCTCGGAGTCTAGGGGACCGCGAGGAGCCCTTTTCGAGCTCGGGCGGTGAGACCTGACCCCGCGTCGCGCGAGACCTGACCCCGCGTCGCACGAGACGTGACCCCGAGTCGCTGGGGACCCGACCCCGCGTCGCGGGAGACCTGACCCCGCGTCGCACGAGACGTGACCCTGAGTCGCTGGGGACCCGACCCCGCGTCGCGCGAGACGTGACCCCGGGTCGGAGGGAGGGTTGACCGTGGCGCAGGTCACTGCTCTAATAAACGAACGCGATTCATTTAGGCGCTCACCCCGCGCCCCCTCAGGGTCATCTCAGACCCCCCAACTTCCCCGAAGGACTTCCATGCACGAGATCCTTGCCCTGCAGCCCCCGGTGTCGTGGGCCCGCACGGAAACGGACGCTCCGAGGCGCGCTCCCCTGCGCGTCGGCGTCGTCCAGCACCGCTGGCACGAGGACCCCGCGGCGACCGAGGCCGAGCTCGAGGAGGGCATCCGCCGCGCTGCCGCCCGCGGAGCAGCGGTCGTCTTCCTCCCCGAGCTCACGCTCTCCCGCTACCCGGCGGACACGCTGCCCGGCTACACGCCCAGCAGCATCGCCGAGGACCTCGAGACCGGCCGCACGCTCGCGTTCGCCCGCCGCGCCGCCGCCGCCCACGGCATCTGCGTCCACGCCAGCCTGTACCGCAGGGGCGCCGCAGGGGGCCCCCTCGGCTACAACACCGCGATCCTCGTGGCCCCCGACGGCAGGCTCCTCGCCGCCACGGACAAGCTCCACATCCCGGTGACCGAGGGCTACTACGAGGACAGGTTCTTCCGCCCCGGCCCCGAAGCGGGCAGCCCGTACCCCGTCCACTCCCCCGCCGAGCTCGGCGGGGCCCGCCTCGGCCTGCCGACGTGCTGGGACGAATGGTTCCCCGAGCTCGCCCGCGCCTACTCGCTCGCGGGCGCGGAGATCCTCGCCTACCCCACCGCGATCGGCTCCGAGCCCGGTCACCCCGACTTCGACACGGAACCGCTGTGGCGGCAGGTGATCGTGGGCAACGGGATCGCCAACGGCACGTTCATGGTGGTCCCGAACCGCTGGGGCGCCGAGGGCCTCGTGACCTTCTACGGCTCGTCCTTCATCTCGGACCCGTACGGCCGGATCCTGGCCCGCGCCCCGCGCGAGGGCTCGGCCGTGCTCGTCGCGGACCTCGACCTCGACGCGCGCCGCGACTGGCTCACCCTCTTCCCGTTCCTCACCACCCGCCGCCCGGACACCTACGCCGCGCTCACCGCGCCCGTGGACCCCGCGCACCCGTTCGGCACCACCGGCCGGCCCGGCTCGCCCGAGCCAGCACCCCACTCCGGCGGGACGCACGACGGCGGCGACGCACCGGCGTCGTCCGGCTCACCGGCGGTCCGCTCACCGGCGGTCCCCTCGGCAGCAGGAACGCAGCAGCTCGAAGGGGCGCGCGCATGAGCTGGCGGATGCCCGCGGAGACCGACCCGCACGAGCGGCTGTGGATGGCCTGGCCCTCCGGCGGATACACGCTCGGCGAGACGGCCGAGGACGCCCACGAGGCGCGCGCGGCCTGGGCCGCCGTGGCCCACGCCGCGCGCCGCTACGAGCCCGTGACCATGGTGGTCCGGCCCGAGGACCGCGCGATCGCCGAGGCGTACCTCGACCCGCGGGTCGGCCTGCTGGAGGCGGCCCTCGACGACGCCTGGATCCGGGACATGGGCCCGAGCTTCGTCCTCGGCACCCCCACAGGCGGCACCCCCGGAGATGGCGGCCCCGCAGATGGCGGCCCCGCCCGCCTCGGCGCCGTCGACTGGGTGTTCAACGGCTGGGGCCAGCAGGACTGGGCCTCGTGGGAGGACGACGCCCGGATCGGCGGCACGGTCGCCCAGACCGCGGGCGCAGAGCTCGTCCCGAGCAGCCTCGTGAACGAGGGCGGCGGGATCCAGGTCGACGGGCGCGGCACGGTCCTGCTCACCGAGACCGTCCAGCTCGACCCGGGCCGCAACCCGGGCGCCACGAAGGCCCAGGTCGAGGCCGAGCTCGAGCGCACCATCGGCGCACGCCACGCCGTCTGGCTCCCCCGCGGCCTCACGCGGGACTCGGAGCGCTTCGGCACGCGGGGCCACGTGGACCTGGTCGCGGCGATCCCGAGCCCGGGCACCCTCCTGGTCCATGTCCAGCACAGCCCCGAGCACCCGGACCACGAGGTCACGGGCCAGATCCTCGAGGTCCTGCACGCCTCGCGCACCGCGGACGGGACGCCGTGGACCATCATCGAGGTCCCGGCCCCGGCCCAGCTGCACGACGGCGAGGGCTGGGTCGACTACAGCTACATCAACCACGTGGCCGTCAACGGCGGCCTCGTGGCCTGCACCTTCAACGACCCGCACGACGAGAAGGCGCTGCGCATCCTCGCCGACGCCTACCGCGGCCGGCACGTGAGCGCGGTCGACGCGCGGATCATCTTCTCCCGCGGGGGCGGGATCCACTGCATCACCCAGCAGCAGCCGGCCACCCCGGCGCACGCCTGACCACCACGCGCACAGCCTCCACCCGAGGGGTGACTGTCCCCAGCCCGGCCCCGGGCCCCACCCGTCCGCCGCCGTTTGTGACGACGGACACACACGAAGGACAATACTGCTGATGTCCCAGAACTCCTCCACGCTCAAGCGGTCGCTGGGCCTGTGGGCCATCGTCGGCCTCGGCCTCGGGTACATGACCCCGACCACTGTCTTCGACACGTTCGGCATCGTCTCCGGCGAGACCAACGGCGTGGTCCCGCTGGCCTACCTCGTGGCACTCGTCGCGATGGTCTTCACCGCGATCAGCTACGGCCGCATGACCCGCTTCTTCCCCTCGGCCGGCTCGGCCTACACGTACACGTCCGAGACCATGCACCCCAACGTGGGCTTCCTCGTCGGCTGGGCGTCCCTGCTCGACTACCTCCTCCTGCCGCTCGTGAACGCCGTGATCGTGCGCATCTACATGGAGTCCTTCTTCCCGGACGTGCCCTCGTGGATCTGGGTGGTGGCCTACGTGGTCATCATCACCGCGATGAACCTGTGGAGCATGAACTCGACCTCGAAGATCAACGGCATCCTCGTGGTCTTCGAGATCGTGCTGATCGGCGCCTTCGTGGTCCTGGCCTGGAACGCCCTCGCCCACGGCACCGGCACCGGCGCGGTGTTCAGCTCGGCCCCGCTCTTCCACGGCGGCGTGGACGCCTCCGCGGTCATCAGCGGCGCGACCGTGGTGTGCTTCTCCTTCATCGGCTTCGACGCGATCACGATGTACACGGAGGAGGCCAAGGACGCCACCACCGTGCCGAAGGCGATCGTCTTGGCCCTGCTGATCGGCGGGACCATCTTCTTCATCGCCGCCTGGTTCGGCCAGTCGGTGTTCCCCACGCTGGACGGCTTCGACAACACCGACGACACCCTGCCCGAGATGGCGCTCAAGGTCGGCGGCGAGCTGTTCAAGGTCCTCTTCACCTCGGCCGCCTTCGCCGCGACGGTGGCCTCGAGCCTCGCCTCGCACGCCTCGGTGTCCCGCATGATCTACGTGATGGGCCGCAACGGCCGCGGCCCCGTCTCGCGGTTCTTCTCCTTCGTCCACCCGCGGTTCCGCACCCCGTCCTTCGCGGTGCTGTTCGTCGGCGCCGTCTCCCTCCTCGCGATCCCGTTCACGCTCGAGTTCATCTCCTCGATGATCAACTTCGGCGCGCTCATCGCCTTCACGTTCGTGAACCTGACCGTGGTGGTGTTCTTCGTGCTGCGCAAGAAGGAGATCCGCACGCCGAAGGAGATCCTGGTCAACATCGTGCTGCCCGTGGTCGGCATGGTGCTGACCGGCGTCCTGTGGGCGAACCTGCAGATGGACGCGCTGATGTACGGGGCCATCTGGCTCGGGATCGGCGCCGTGTGCCTGCTCGTGATCACCCGCGGCTTCCGCCGCACGGTCAACGTGAGCATGAACGAGGAGGACGCCGTGGAGCTCGAGCACCTCGCCGGCCCCCGCGTCTGACCTCACCTCCTTCCCCGACGCACGACGCCGCCGGGCCGGGTCCGCGACCCGGCCCGGCGACGTCGCGCCTCGCCGTGGGTAGGGTGGGCGCATGAGGGAGATCCTGCCGTTCCGCTACCTGTTCGGACCCGGCCCGGGGAACGCATACCCGGAGGTCATGGCCGCGCTCTCGTTCCCCGTGATCGGGCACCTGGACCCGGCGTTCATCGAGCGGCTGGACCGCGTCTCGGCCGGGCTGCGCGAGGTGTGGGGCACGGCGAACGCGCGCACATGGCCCGTCTCGGCCACCGGCTCGGGCGGCATGGAGGCGGCGTTCGTGAACTTCGTCGAGCCGGGCGACCCGGTGGTCGTGGCGGTCAACGGGCTCTTCGGCGAGCGGATGTGCGAGGTGGCCCGGCGCTGTGGGGCCGAGGTGGTGCGCGTGGACCACGAGTGGGGGCAGCCGGTCGACGCCGAGCGCGTCCTCGCCGCCCACCCGTCGCCGAAGATCATCGCGGCCGTGCACGCCGAGACGTCCACGGGCGTCCGCTCCGACATCGCCGCCCTCGGGGCAGGCAAGGGGGACGCGCTCCTGCTGGCCGACGCCGTGACGTCGATCGGCGGCCTCGAGCTCCTCGCGGACGAGTGGGGCGTCGACATCGGCTACGCGGGCACCCAGAAGTGCCTCGGCGTCCCGCCCGGCCTGTCCCCGTTCACCGTCTCCGAGCGCGCGTTCGAGCGGCGGGTCCGCGAGCCGCGCTCCTGGTACTTCGACATCGGCCTGCTCGGCGGGTACGTCGGCGCCGCCCAGGGCCGCACCCGGACCTACCATCACACCGCGCCGGTGACCATGATCGCCGGGCTCGAGGCCGGGCTCGACCGGATCCTCGCCGAGGGGCTGCCCACCGTGTGGGCCCGCCACGAGGCCGCCGCGGACGCCCTGCGCGAGGGGCTCGAGGACATGGGACTGGAGCTGTTCGCCGCCGAGGGCAGCCGCCTGCCGAGCCTGACCACCGTGCGCGTCCCGGACGGCGTCTCCTCCGCGCGCGTGCGCCGGATCCTCCTCGAGCAGTACTCGATCGAGATCGGTGCCGGGGTGGGCGAGTTCGCCGACACCGTCTGGCGGATCGGGCTCATGGGCCCCAACGCCAACCCTGCCTCGGTGACGCTCGTCCTCGGCGCGCTGGGCGAGGCGATCGGCGCCGTGCGCTGACGCCCGTGGACTGGGCGGCCGGGGACGCCGGGGCGGCTTCGGGGTGGGGCCGAAGGAGCTGGGACCGAAGGAGCTGGGCGGTGCGCCCCGCCGTCCCGGGCGACCTTGCGGCCGTGAATGCCGTGGTCCGCGCCGCGGGGCGCCCCGACTGGGCGGCCGCCGCCCTCGCCCCGCGGCCGGACCGGATCGCCGTCGTGGCGCTGGCAGGCGGGGCACTGGCCGACGGCGAGCTGGCCGGCCCGGCGCAGGCCGACGGCCGGCTGCTCGGCTGCGCCAAGACCCACGTCTACCCCGCGCCGGACGGCGGGGCGCCGGCCGGCCACTACCTCGGCGGCATCGTGGTCCACCCCGCCGCCCGACGCCGCGGAGCCGGGCGCGCGCTCACCGAGGCCCGGCTGGCCTGGATCTGGGAGCGCGCCGACGCCGCCTACTGCATCACGAACGCGCGCAACGCGGCCTCGATCGCGCTGCACGTGGGCCTGGGGTTCCGCCAGGTCGCCTCGGGCGCCTCGTTCCAGGGGGTGACGTTCGACGGCGGCCGCGGCCTCGTGCTCGAGGCGCGGCGGCCGGCGTCGTGCGCCGGACCGTGACCGGCGAACGGGACCGGAATCCGGCGCCGCCCAAGACCGACCTGCTTTCAGCGCCCACGCCGCGTGTCGGGAGGGGACACGCCGCGCATCGGCGCCCGAGGCCGGTGAAAGCCGGTCGGTTTCGGCGGCCAGGGCAGGGCCCGGCCTGGCCAGGGGCTAGGCGGAGTCCACCTCGACGTCGCCGGCCGCGGCGAGGTCAAGGGTGTGGAAGGTGTGGTCGCGCTTGGCCTTGAGGTAGCGGACGTTGCTCGCGGAGAGATGCACCGCGGTGGGCACCTGCTCGGCCACCTGGATTCCGAGCGCCTCGAGCTGGAGGGCCTTGTCCGGGTTGTTGCTCAGGAGCCTGATGCGCGTGGAGCCCAGCGCCTGGAGCATCTGGGCGGCGGCCTCGTAGTCGCGCTCGTCCTCGCCGCGGCCGAGGGCCCGGTTGGCGGCGTAGGTGTCGAGCCCCTGGTCCTGGAGGGCGTAGGCGTCCAGCTTCTCGTACAGCCCGATCCCCCGACCCTCCTGCCGGAGGTAGAGCAGGAACCCGCCGGCCGCGGAGATCCGCTCCACGGCCTCGCGCAGCTGGGGCCCGCAGTCGCACCGCTCGGAGCCGAGCACATCCCCGGTGAGGCATTCGCTGTGGGGCCGCACGAGCGGGGGCTCGCCGCCCTCGCCCGCCCGCTGCAGCGCGCCCTCCCAGTCGCCGAGGCCGAGCAGGAGGTGCTCGCGGCCGTCCACGAGGTCGCGGAACGTGAAGACGTCCGCCGTGACGGCGAACCCGCCGGCTAACCTGAGCGGCACTCGCACCCGCGTGCGCACCTGTGCTCCAGCTGACATGGCCCCTCCATCTTGGCGGGCGCCCGGCGCCCGCCACGCTCTGCTTCTCGTGTACCGGACTTTACCCAGCCGTTCGACATTCCTCACAGCACCGTCATGGAGCCGAAACACACGCCCCGTAGCGTCAGGGCATTCCCTTCATGAAGGAGGCGGCATGCAGACCCACCCCAAGCTGACGATCCGGCTGGTCCCGTGGTCCAACCCCGTGGGACGCGACCTGCGCGCCGCCCAGCAGGCGGAGCTCGACGCCCGCTACGGCCACAACGAGCACGAGGCGGGGGACCCGCCGTCGGCCGCGGACACTGCCGTGTTCCTCGTCGCCTACGAGCGGGCCACGGGCCAGCCGCTGGGCTGCGGCGGCCTGCGGTGGGTCGAGCGCACCACGGCCGAGGTCAAGCGGGTCTATGTGCTCCCCTACGCACGGGGGGCGGGGATCGCGAGCTCGATCCTCGTGGCGCTCGAGGCCGAGGCCTATGCGGCGGGCGTGACGCTCATGCTCGCCGAGGCCGGGTCCGCCCAGCCCGACGGGAAGATGTTCTACGAGGCGTCCGGCTACCGCCGCATCGCGAACTTCGGCCCGTACGCGGACCTGGCGGACTCGGTCTGCTACGCCAAGCCGGTCATGACCCCGGTGCGGGTGCACGCGGTCACGGCGTGACGGGCCGGCTCCGCAACCGCCGCCAGGCACTGGGAGCCAGCACCACGGCCACGCCGACCGCCGCGCCGATCACCGTGTCGATGAAGCGGTCGTGCAGCAGGTCCAGCGGGTCCACGCGCACCACGAGGAGCGTGGACATGAGGGCGAGCGGGGTAACGCACACCTGGGCCAGGAAGTACTGCCGGGCGATGAGCATCTCGGCCCCGAACTGGCAGGCGGCGATGAGCAGGACCATCGCCCACGCCTCGGGACGGAGCGCCACGATCGCGGCGAGCACCGTGAGGCCCACCACCGTGCCGAGGACACGCTGCAGGCCCCGGGCCACGCGGTGCCGGGTCGTGTGGCCCACGAGCGGCACGACAGCGGCGACCATCGCCCAGTAGTTGTGCCCGAACCCGAGCAGCTGCCCCACGATCGTGGCGACCACCCCCGCGACCGCCGCCGCGACCAGGTAGCCGAGCGACTCGAGCCACAGGGCCCGGCGCTCCTCGGCACCGAGCCGCACCCGCCACGCGGCGCGGACCGCGCCCCACGTGAGCGGCGTGCGGTGCGCGGGGTGGACGCGGGACGAGAGGCCGATGAGCAGGCAGAGCACCACCGTCCCGGCGGCCGTGAGCATGGCCGGTCCGAGCGGGGGCTGATGCGGGACCGAGGCGATCGCCGCGTAGGCGAAGATGTGGAACAGCGAACCGGCCGGCCGCAGTCTCCAGTAGCCCACCACCACGGTGCACGCCGAGGCCACGATGGTGGTGCCGGCCACGATGGTCCACGGGCTCACGAGGTCGCCGGGGCTCAGCCGGGCGGTGAGCGTGGCCGCGAGGATCACGGCCAGCATGAGCAGGCCCGCGCGGACCTGCGCCACGATCCGCGCCCGGTGCGGCTCGTTGCGCCCGTAGATCCCGGCGAACGCGCCGAAGCTCGCGAAGATCGCCAGATCGAGCCGGCCCAGCACCACGAGGGCGATGAGCGGGATGAACAGCCCTGCCGCGACCCGGAGCGCCGCCTGGTGGTCCTGACGCGCCGGCCCGATGCTGAACAGCAGCTGGTGCACGAACTCCCGCAGCCGGGAGCCGGCGACGGCGAGGGGCCCACCCGGGTGCGTGACGGCGTCGTGCGCCGGGGAACTCGGGCCGGTGCTGCGCCCTTCGCTCACCGGGCCCCTACTCCGCGGCAGCAAGCTGGCCGCACGCGCCGTCGATCTCCTTGCCGCGCGTGTCGCGCAGGGTCGTGGGGACGCCCGCGGCGCGGAGGGTCTCGATGAACTCCTCCTGCACGTGGCGCTCGGAGGAGGTCCAGATCGAACCGGGGGTCGGGTTGAGCGGGATGGGGTTCACGTGGACCCAGCCGCGGCCGCGCTGGTTGAGCTTCTTGGCCAGGAGCGCCGCGCGCCAGGCGTGGTCGTTCATGTCCTTGATGAGCGCGTACTCGATGCTCACGCGGCGGCCGGTCTTGACGTAGTAGTCGTGCGCGGCGTCGAGGGCCTCGTCGACCTTCCAGCGGTTGTTGACGGGGATGAGCTCGTCGCGGAGCTCGTCGTCGGGCGCGTGGAGGGAGAGGGCGAAGGTGACGGGCAGGTCCTCGTCGGCGAGCTTGCGGATCGCCGGGACGAGCCCCACCGTCGAGACGGTGATGTTGCGGGCGCTCATGCCCAGGCCCATCGGGACCGGGTCCACGAAGCGGTGCACGGCAGCCATGACGCGCTTGTAGTTGGCCAGCGGCTCGCCCATGCCCATGAAGACGATGTTGGTGACGCGCTCGTCGTCGTGCTCCTTCACGCCCAGCTCGCCGGCCGCGATGAGCCGGTTGGCGGCCACGACCTGGTCCACGATCTCTGCGGTGGACATGTTGCGGGTCAGGCCGGCCTGGCCCGTGGCGCAGAACGGGCAGTTCATGCCGCAACCGGCCTGGCTCGACACGCACAGGGTGATGCGGCCCGGGTAGCGCATGAGGACGGACTCGACGAGGGCGCCGTCGAAGAGGCGCCAGAGGAACTTGATGGTGTTGCCGTCGTCCGTCTTGAGGCGGCGGACCTCGGTCAGCAGCGGCGGGAACAGCTCCCCGACGAGCTCCTCGCGGCCGGCCTTGGGCAGGTCGCTCATGGCCGCGGGATCCGTGGTCCAGTGCTGGAAGTAGTGGGTGGAGAGCTGCTTGGCGCGGAACGCGGGCAGGCCCAGCTCCTTGACCTTGGCCTGGCGGTCCTCGAGGCTCAGGTCCGCGAAGTGCTGCGGGGGCTGCTTGACGCGGGGGGAGGCGAACTGGAGCAGCGGGCGGCCCTCGGCGGTGCGCTGCTGCTCCCAGCCCTCGGCCGTGGGCAGCACCTGGGGGCGCTCCTGGGCGCGCAATGGTGCAGTCCTGGCGGCGGGCTGGCTTTCCGGGTTCGTGGGTCGCGTCGGGGAAGTCATCCTTTCCATCATCCCACGTCCGTTTGTTCATCCTCCAGCCGCCCCACTATGATTCCGCTCTCCCTCGCCGCCCGCTCGCAGACGCACGCCGGCGCGTCCCCCACCCGCGCGGTTCGCCCGCCCGTTCACAGATCCACCAGGCGGAGCAGCGCCCTGCAGAGGATGCGGGCTGTCCCGAGGACAGCGCGCTCATCGATGTCGAACCGGGGATGGTGGTGCGCGGCATGTCCCGGGCCCCCGCACCCGACTCCGAGGAAGAGCCCAGGCACCCTCTGGGAGAATTCCGCGAAGTCGTCGCTCGCGGTCTGCGGCGGGATCTCGACGATCTCCGCGAGAGCGTCCTGTTCGATCACCGCCCGCACTGCAGAGGCCAGCCGCGGGCTGTTGGCCAGGACCGGCGCATGCCCCGTCCATTCCACGCGCGCCCGGCAGCCGAGGGCCCCGGCAACCCCGGAGAAGATCTCACCGACCCGCCGCACAGCGCGCGCCCCCGCCGCCGGGTCTTCCCAGCGCACGTTCCCGAGGAGGGCCACGTCTTCCGGCGCCGCGTTCGCGGCGTCTCCGCCATGCACCGAGCCGATCCCGACCACGAGCAGCTCCCCGGCAGGCGTCTCGCGGGCCACGAGGGCCTGGAGCACGGCCGTGATGTGGGCCGAGGCGAGGACGGCGTCGGCGTACTGGCCGGGAGTGCCTGCGTGGCCGG
Proteins encoded:
- a CDS encoding TetR/AcrR family transcriptional regulator; the encoded protein is MESPDSREASTQAAPRRRGRPPSPVLSRGKITTAALAVVARVGYEGLTMAALAHELRTAPSALYNHVKSKDEVLNWVQDDVCETIDTSGFGAGPWDLALTRWAYSYREAFAPHPPLIPIIAVFPVAGAPHTLAMYERVAAGLRDGGWPEDMVVDVIVAVESFVLGSAMDVSAPEGIFDVGDRPELAPTFAAAVSARPARGAASADTAFGLGLSALVAGLRGTLAAVRATRG
- a CDS encoding nitrilase-related carbon-nitrogen hydrolase; its protein translation is MHEILALQPPVSWARTETDAPRRAPLRVGVVQHRWHEDPAATEAELEEGIRRAAARGAAVVFLPELTLSRYPADTLPGYTPSSIAEDLETGRTLAFARRAAAAHGICVHASLYRRGAAGGPLGYNTAILVAPDGRLLAATDKLHIPVTEGYYEDRFFRPGPEAGSPYPVHSPAELGGARLGLPTCWDEWFPELARAYSLAGAEILAYPTAIGSEPGHPDFDTEPLWRQVIVGNGIANGTFMVVPNRWGAEGLVTFYGSSFISDPYGRILARAPREGSAVLVADLDLDARRDWLTLFPFLTTRRPDTYAALTAPVDPAHPFGTTGRPGSPEPAPHSGGTHDGGDAPASSGSPAVRSPAVPSAAGTQQLEGARA
- a CDS encoding agmatine deiminase family protein, whose translation is MSWRMPAETDPHERLWMAWPSGGYTLGETAEDAHEARAAWAAVAHAARRYEPVTMVVRPEDRAIAEAYLDPRVGLLEAALDDAWIRDMGPSFVLGTPTGGTPGDGGPADGGPARLGAVDWVFNGWGQQDWASWEDDARIGGTVAQTAGAELVPSSLVNEGGGIQVDGRGTVLLTETVQLDPGRNPGATKAQVEAELERTIGARHAVWLPRGLTRDSERFGTRGHVDLVAAIPSPGTLLVHVQHSPEHPDHEVTGQILEVLHASRTADGTPWTIIEVPAPAQLHDGEGWVDYSYINHVAVNGGLVACTFNDPHDEKALRILADAYRGRHVSAVDARIIFSRGGGIHCITQQQPATPAHA
- a CDS encoding APC family permease → MSQNSSTLKRSLGLWAIVGLGLGYMTPTTVFDTFGIVSGETNGVVPLAYLVALVAMVFTAISYGRMTRFFPSAGSAYTYTSETMHPNVGFLVGWASLLDYLLLPLVNAVIVRIYMESFFPDVPSWIWVVAYVVIITAMNLWSMNSTSKINGILVVFEIVLIGAFVVLAWNALAHGTGTGAVFSSAPLFHGGVDASAVISGATVVCFSFIGFDAITMYTEEAKDATTVPKAIVLALLIGGTIFFIAAWFGQSVFPTLDGFDNTDDTLPEMALKVGGELFKVLFTSAAFAATVASSLASHASVSRMIYVMGRNGRGPVSRFFSFVHPRFRTPSFAVLFVGAVSLLAIPFTLEFISSMINFGALIAFTFVNLTVVVFFVLRKKEIRTPKEILVNIVLPVVGMVLTGVLWANLQMDALMYGAIWLGIGAVCLLVITRGFRRTVNVSMNEEDAVELEHLAGPRV
- a CDS encoding pyridoxal-phosphate-dependent aminotransferase family protein, encoding MREILPFRYLFGPGPGNAYPEVMAALSFPVIGHLDPAFIERLDRVSAGLREVWGTANARTWPVSATGSGGMEAAFVNFVEPGDPVVVAVNGLFGERMCEVARRCGAEVVRVDHEWGQPVDAERVLAAHPSPKIIAAVHAETSTGVRSDIAALGAGKGDALLLADAVTSIGGLELLADEWGVDIGYAGTQKCLGVPPGLSPFTVSERAFERRVREPRSWYFDIGLLGGYVGAAQGRTRTYHHTAPVTMIAGLEAGLDRILAEGLPTVWARHEAAADALREGLEDMGLELFAAEGSRLPSLTTVRVPDGVSSARVRRILLEQYSIEIGAGVGEFADTVWRIGLMGPNANPASVTLVLGALGEAIGAVR
- a CDS encoding GNAT family N-acetyltransferase, which gives rise to MRPAVPGDLAAVNAVVRAAGRPDWAAAALAPRPDRIAVVALAGGALADGELAGPAQADGRLLGCAKTHVYPAPDGGAPAGHYLGGIVVHPAARRRGAGRALTEARLAWIWERADAAYCITNARNAASIALHVGLGFRQVASGASFQGVTFDGGRGLVLEARRPASCAGP
- a CDS encoding GTP cyclohydrolase II; translation: MSAGAQVRTRVRVPLRLAGGFAVTADVFTFRDLVDGREHLLLGLGDWEGALQRAGEGGEPPLVRPHSECLTGDVLGSERCDCGPQLREAVERISAAGGFLLYLRQEGRGIGLYEKLDAYALQDQGLDTYAANRALGRGEDERDYEAAAQMLQALGSTRIRLLSNNPDKALQLEALGIQVAEQVPTAVHLSASNVRYLKAKRDHTFHTLDLAAAGDVEVDSA
- a CDS encoding GNAT family N-acetyltransferase, with amino-acid sequence MQTHPKLTIRLVPWSNPVGRDLRAAQQAELDARYGHNEHEAGDPPSAADTAVFLVAYERATGQPLGCGGLRWVERTTAEVKRVYVLPYARGAGIASSILVALEAEAYAAGVTLMLAEAGSAQPDGKMFYEASGYRRIANFGPYADLADSVCYAKPVMTPVRVHAVTA
- a CDS encoding FUSC family protein, whose protein sequence is MFSIGPARQDHQAALRVAAGLFIPLIALVVLGRLDLAIFASFGAFAGIYGRNEPHRARIVAQVRAGLLMLAVILAATLTARLSPGDLVSPWTIVAGTTIVASACTVVVGYWRLRPAGSLFHIFAYAAIASVPHQPPLGPAMLTAAGTVVLCLLIGLSSRVHPAHRTPLTWGAVRAAWRVRLGAEERRALWLESLGYLVAAAVAGVVATIVGQLLGFGHNYWAMVAAVVPLVGHTTRHRVARGLQRVLGTVVGLTVLAAIVALRPEAWAMVLLIAACQFGAEMLIARQYFLAQVCVTPLALMSTLLVVRVDPLDLLHDRFIDTVIGAAVGVAVVLAPSAWRRLRSRPVTP
- the rlmN gene encoding 23S rRNA (adenine(2503)-C(2))-methyltransferase RlmN; the encoded protein is MTSPTRPTNPESQPAARTAPLRAQERPQVLPTAEGWEQQRTAEGRPLLQFASPRVKQPPQHFADLSLEDRQAKVKELGLPAFRAKQLSTHYFQHWTTDPAAMSDLPKAGREELVGELFPPLLTEVRRLKTDDGNTIKFLWRLFDGALVESVLMRYPGRITLCVSSQAGCGMNCPFCATGQAGLTRNMSTAEIVDQVVAANRLIAAGELGVKEHDDERVTNIVFMGMGEPLANYKRVMAAVHRFVDPVPMGLGMSARNITVSTVGLVPAIRKLADEDLPVTFALSLHAPDDELRDELIPVNNRWKVDEALDAAHDYYVKTGRRVSIEYALIKDMNDHAWRAALLAKKLNQRGRGWVHVNPIPLNPTPGSIWTSSERHVQEEFIETLRAAGVPTTLRDTRGKEIDGACGQLAAAE